The Acidobacteriota bacterium genome includes a region encoding these proteins:
- a CDS encoding phenylalanine--tRNA ligase subunit beta, giving the protein MGVRRRDRPHRDPEVPRGGHPRVLRQRPAPPGAVSLLRILVSWLRELVPVTVSVDELAEALTAYGFEVSAVDPAPPIPGRPARGEDAVLDLEITTNRPDCLSVAGIAREVSTIYGDTITWPALADTPAGDDALPVTIEEDALALCPRYAASVAEVRVGPSPAWMAARLEAAEVRPINNVVDVTNYVMLELGQPMHAFDLDRLAGGELRIRRARAGETVRTLDGVERQLAGDMLVIADGARPQAVAGVMGGADSEVGDTTARIAFESAWFDPVSVRRTSKRLALSTDASFRFERGADIEAPVRAMRRAQQLLTEIGGGAPRGAIVDRYPTPRDRVSVTLRHARIGHVLGVEVEPGFVPATLERLGFGVDGEATESDGRPRWRVTVPPHRVDVSREIDLIEEIARHHGYERFPSTFPALVRPPAPPSGTLSRQRLLRRVLTAGGCSEAITYGFIEEAAGRPFVGRPDDLVRIANPLSEKFAVLRPSLIPGLLDALIHNRRREHRDIRLFEIGRRFTAADGETAGFAVALTGASAPRHWSRGQRQTDLFDVIGLVDRVCDAFGVTPAYEPVERNTLVRGRTAAVQATTPDTAETLQLGHVGQLAPDIAEARGLPADDEIYVAELDLRALTSGGSNPDRMVAAPLPRYPSMVRDLAVIVDAALPAATVRDTIRSVAPETLLQVREFDLYQGKGIPDGHMSLAFRLTFRAADRTLTDVEVQQATNTIVAALKAAHQAELR; this is encoded by the coding sequence GTGGGCGTTCGGCGTCGGGATCGACCGCATCGCGATCCTGAAGTACCGCGTGGAGGACATCCGCGCGTTCTACGACAACGACCTGCGCCTCCTGGAGCAGTTTCCCTATTGAGAATCCTGGTTTCGTGGCTGCGTGAGCTCGTGCCGGTCACGGTGAGCGTGGACGAGCTGGCCGAAGCGCTCACGGCGTACGGGTTCGAAGTGTCGGCGGTCGACCCGGCGCCGCCGATTCCGGGCCGGCCGGCACGGGGCGAGGACGCCGTTCTCGACCTGGAGATCACGACCAACCGACCCGACTGCCTGAGCGTCGCGGGCATCGCCCGCGAGGTGTCGACGATCTACGGGGACACGATCACCTGGCCGGCGCTGGCCGACACGCCTGCCGGCGACGACGCGTTGCCCGTCACCATCGAGGAGGACGCCCTGGCGCTCTGCCCCCGCTACGCGGCCTCGGTCGCCGAGGTCCGCGTCGGTCCGTCGCCGGCCTGGATGGCGGCGCGCCTCGAGGCGGCGGAAGTCCGGCCCATCAACAACGTCGTCGACGTCACGAACTACGTGATGCTCGAGCTGGGCCAGCCGATGCACGCGTTCGACCTCGACCGCCTCGCCGGAGGCGAGCTGCGGATTCGCCGCGCGCGGGCGGGAGAGACGGTGCGCACGCTGGACGGCGTCGAGCGGCAACTCGCCGGCGACATGCTCGTCATCGCGGACGGGGCGCGCCCGCAGGCGGTGGCCGGCGTCATGGGCGGAGCCGATTCCGAGGTCGGCGACACAACGGCGCGCATCGCGTTCGAGAGCGCCTGGTTCGATCCCGTGTCGGTCCGGCGCACGAGCAAGCGGCTGGCGTTGTCCACCGACGCCTCGTTCCGCTTCGAACGGGGCGCCGACATCGAGGCTCCGGTGCGGGCGATGCGGCGTGCGCAACAACTCCTGACCGAGATCGGCGGCGGCGCGCCGCGCGGCGCCATCGTGGACCGCTACCCGACGCCGCGGGACCGGGTCAGCGTCACCCTCCGCCACGCACGGATCGGCCACGTGCTCGGCGTCGAAGTGGAGCCCGGCTTCGTGCCGGCCACTCTCGAGCGGCTCGGTTTCGGCGTCGACGGGGAGGCGACGGAAAGCGACGGAAGACCCCGCTGGCGGGTCACGGTGCCGCCGCACCGCGTCGACGTCAGCCGCGAGATCGACCTCATCGAGGAGATCGCCCGCCACCACGGCTACGAGCGTTTCCCGTCGACGTTCCCGGCCCTCGTCCGCCCGCCGGCCCCCCCAAGCGGCACGCTCTCCCGGCAGCGGCTTCTGCGACGGGTGCTCACTGCCGGCGGCTGCTCGGAGGCCATCACCTACGGATTCATCGAGGAAGCCGCCGGGCGCCCGTTCGTCGGCCGGCCCGACGACCTGGTTCGCATCGCCAATCCGCTGTCGGAGAAGTTCGCGGTGCTGCGACCGTCCCTGATACCAGGCCTGCTGGATGCGCTCATCCACAACCGCCGGCGCGAGCATCGCGATATTCGGCTCTTCGAGATCGGTCGCCGCTTCACCGCCGCCGACGGCGAGACCGCAGGCTTCGCGGTGGCGCTCACCGGCGCGTCGGCGCCCAGACACTGGAGCCGCGGACAGCGGCAGACCGACCTGTTCGACGTCATCGGCCTCGTCGATCGGGTGTGCGACGCCTTCGGCGTGACGCCCGCGTACGAACCGGTGGAGCGCAACACGCTGGTACGCGGTCGTACCGCCGCGGTGCAGGCGACAACGCCGGACACCGCCGAGACGCTGCAACTCGGCCACGTCGGACAACTCGCTCCGGACATCGCCGAGGCGCGCGGGCTTCCGGCCGACGACGAGATCTACGTAGCCGAACTCGACCTCCGGGCACTGACCAGCGGCGGTTCGAACCCCGACCGGATGGTGGCGGCGCCGCTTCCGCGGTATCCGTCGATGGTCCGCGATCTGGCGGTGATTGTCGACGCGGCCTTGCCCGCCGCCACCGTTCGTGACACGATTCGGTCCGTTGCACCGGAAACGCTGCTGCAGGTGCGCGAGTTCGATCTCTACCAGGGCAAGGGCATTCCGGACGGCCACATGAGTCTGGCGTTCCGCCTGACGTTCCGCGCCGCGGATCGGACACTGACCGACGTGGAGGTGCAACAGGCGACGAACACGATCGTCGCCGCGCTCAAAGCCGCGCACCAGGCCGAGTTGCGCTAG
- the pheS gene encoding phenylalanine--tRNA ligase subunit alpha produces MSPLPTVEDTRAAFLTELGRAATPDELQELRNRYLGRKRGAVTALLKSVSQAPPETRRDLGRQANALKREIEQALAERRDSATPTPSPTEHRVAANPAAWASEVPPAKVTKVPSPVDVTLPGREVPLGHRHPLTVIREEIEQIFTGLGFEILEGPEVEDDYHNFEALNMPPEHPARDMQDTLYLDAPLRTPAGPPGTLLRTHTSGMQIRYMETHEPPVRIIAPGLVYRRDTPDLTHSPMFQQVEGLLVGEGVTMADLKGTLECFLRQLFEPDTRVMFRPSFFPYTEPSAEVFIDCVFCGRGCAVCKQTGWLEILGSGMVHPAVLEAVGYDSERITGWAFGVGIDRIAILKYRVEDIRAFYDNDLRLLEQFPY; encoded by the coding sequence ATGTCGCCTCTCCCTACCGTCGAGGACACGCGGGCCGCCTTCCTGACCGAGCTCGGCCGGGCCGCCACGCCCGACGAGCTGCAGGAACTGCGGAACCGCTATCTCGGCCGGAAACGCGGCGCGGTTACCGCCCTGCTCAAGTCCGTATCCCAGGCGCCGCCCGAGACCCGCCGCGACCTCGGCCGGCAGGCCAACGCACTGAAGCGGGAGATCGAGCAGGCGCTGGCGGAGCGCCGGGATTCCGCGACACCGACTCCATCACCCACCGAGCACAGAGTCGCGGCGAACCCAGCTGCGTGGGCGTCTGAGGTGCCCCCTGCAAAGGTGACAAAGGTGCCTTCGCCGGTCGACGTCACGCTCCCCGGCCGCGAGGTCCCACTCGGACACCGCCACCCGCTGACCGTCATCCGCGAGGAGATCGAGCAGATCTTCACCGGCCTCGGCTTCGAGATCCTCGAAGGCCCGGAGGTCGAAGACGACTACCACAATTTCGAGGCGCTCAACATGCCGCCGGAGCATCCCGCCCGCGACATGCAGGACACGCTGTACCTGGACGCGCCGCTCCGGACGCCCGCCGGCCCGCCCGGCACCCTGCTGCGGACGCATACCTCCGGCATGCAGATCCGCTACATGGAGACGCACGAGCCGCCGGTGCGGATCATCGCGCCCGGACTCGTCTACCGGCGGGACACGCCCGATCTCACCCACTCGCCGATGTTCCAGCAGGTGGAGGGACTGCTGGTCGGCGAGGGGGTGACGATGGCGGACCTGAAGGGCACGCTGGAGTGCTTCCTGCGGCAGCTCTTCGAGCCCGACACTCGGGTCATGTTCCGCCCGAGCTTCTTCCCCTACACGGAACCGAGCGCCGAGGTGTTCATCGACTGCGTCTTCTGCGGCAGAGGCTGCGCGGTCTGCAAGCAGACGGGTTGGCTGGAGATCCTCGGCAGCGGCATGGTGCATCCGGCCGTGCTCGAGGCGGTCGGCTACGATTCCGAGCGGATCACCGGGTGGGCGTTCGGCGTCGGGATCGACCGCATCGCGATCCTGAAGTACCGCGTGGAGGACATCCGCGCGTTCTACGACAACGACCTGCGCCTCCTGGAGCAGTTTCCCTATTGA